The sequence CTCGACGCGATCCCGAAGCTTGGCGATCTCCCTGCGGGCGCCGTCGAGTTCACGGGCCGAGTCGTTGGCCCGCGCCATCGCCGCATCCCGCTCGGTGATGAGCCGGTGTACCTGAGCTTCGAGATGGTCGAGGTACTGCACCACCTGGTTGCGGTCGAAACCATGCCATGCCTGGCCGAACTCCCGCCTCAGCGGAAGCAGACGGTGATCGTGGTCGGAAGCCATGCTCCGACCGTACCCGCGCGTGCCGTCACGCCTGCGTCAGGCAGGCCGACCGGGTGAGTGGTGCGGACCGCTGTGTTCAGACGGGTTCGGCGATCACCACCCGGTTCTCCGCGTACCCTGTGGTGCCGCCGAGCCAGCGCCCTCCGCACGTCACCAGCACAAGGCGATGCTGCCCGCTCTGGCCGAACAGTTCGGTGGCGCGGGCAGGCAGTTCGTTCTTGCCCAGCGTGATGATCTGGGAGACGGAGTAGGCGAACTCGGTCCCGTCGTCGTCCGTGACGGTCACCCGCTCTCCGATGCGGACATCCCACAACTCGGCGAAGGGGCCGGTGCGGCCCCGCCAGTTGACATGCCCAGCGAAGACGCTCGCGCCGCTCGGCGCGTCGAGGCCGGCGCCCCACCAGGTGGCCTCGCCGAGATCGTCCGGTACCGGCAGCACCGCGTCGGGGCCGAGTTCCTTGCGGACCAGCGTCGCCGTTCCGCCGTCCGGCAGGACGACGGTGCCGGGACGCTGACCGCTGGGTGCCGCGACGGGTCGCTGGTCGGCGGGTTCGCTCTCGCCCCCGCTCTCGCCCCCGCCCTCCGGCGTGCTCTCGTCGCGGCCTCGCTCCTCTTCGGGCTTGCGTTCGGGCGCCTGCCGCTGTTCCCGCTCCGTCTCCCTCTTCCCGTCCGGTACGGGTTGTGCGACCGGTACGGGCGGGTGGGCAGGCACCGCCGTGCCGGCCACGACCGCCGGTGAGCGCAGTGCTACCACGCCGCCGACAACGAGTTCGACGGCGAGCACGCTTCCGGCGCCGAGCAGGTAGGCCCTGCGCCACCGGCGCCGGTCGTCATGTCCGGACGTCCCGCTGGTCCCGCTGGTGACTGTCATCGCTGCCGGGTGATCCGCTTCCGAGCCAGCCAGCCAACCAGTGCCGACACGGTCAGTGCGAGAGCGCCGAGTGCGACGAGAGCACCGACCGGAGCGCCCGAGGTGGTCGCGGCCTGCGACACCGTCGTCTTAGCGCCTGCCGGGATGGTTCTCGGCACTTCGTCGGCCACGTTGGCGATGCGTAGTTCGAGCGTTCCGCCAGGTTCGAGTTCGCCGCAGGCCGTCGGCGGG comes from Saccharomonospora xinjiangensis XJ-54 and encodes:
- a CDS encoding class F sortase gives rise to the protein MTVTSGTSGTSGHDDRRRWRRAYLLGAGSVLAVELVVGGVVALRSPAVVAGTAVPAHPPVPVAQPVPDGKRETEREQRQAPERKPEEERGRDESTPEGGGESGGESEPADQRPVAAPSGQRPGTVVLPDGGTATLVRKELGPDAVLPVPDDLGEATWWGAGLDAPSGASVFAGHVNWRGRTGPFAELWDVRIGERVTVTDDDGTEFAYSVSQIITLGKNELPARATELFGQSGQHRLVLVTCGGRWLGGTTGYAENRVVIAEPV